In Methanofollis fontis, the following proteins share a genomic window:
- a CDS encoding flavodoxin family protein — protein sequence MKTCIIYHSHSGTTRSVAEEVRDATGGDLIEVRLKEGHSSPVAYFLGLFRALTHGHNPIEPAQIDVSAADVIVIGTPVWTRRATPAITAAVDALEGGEGKRAVLFATCGAMAGDTLPALAGALTARGMRVDGEHVLTAADLRDGEAVKRLIADVMKTGEAP from the coding sequence ATGAAGACCTGTATCATCTACCATTCCCATTCAGGGACCACCCGGAGCGTGGCCGAAGAGGTGAGGGACGCCACCGGCGGAGACCTCATCGAGGTGAGGCTGAAAGAGGGGCATTCTTCGCCCGTTGCATACTTCCTCGGGCTGTTCCGGGCCCTGACACACGGGCACAACCCGATCGAACCGGCGCAGATCGACGTCTCGGCGGCGGACGTCATCGTGATCGGGACCCCGGTCTGGACCCGCCGGGCCACCCCGGCGATCACGGCGGCGGTCGACGCCCTGGAGGGAGGCGAAGGAAAGAGGGCCGTCCTGTTTGCGACCTGCGGCGCGATGGCAGGCGACACCCTCCCGGCCCTTGCCGGAGCACTGACGGCGCGGGGCATGCGGGTCGACGGGGAGCACGTGCTGACGGCAGCAGACCTCCGTGACGGCGAGGCCGTAAAGAGGCTGATCGCAGACGTCATGAAGACAGGGGAGGCCCCATGA